Proteins encoded by one window of Pseudonocardia sp. HH130629-09:
- a CDS encoding NUDIX domain-containing protein: MTSAGLLLHRAGPGGPEVLLGHMGGPFWARKDDHAWSLPKGEHGPDETPLDAARREFTEEVGAPPPGGEPVPLGTVRQSRKTVTAFALDGSAFTGADAVADRPDDGTWVQMEWPPRSGRTVRFPELDRAAWFDLATARQKIVKGQVPLLDRLAELLGG, translated from the coding sequence GTGACCAGCGCCGGGCTCCTGCTGCACCGGGCCGGGCCGGGCGGCCCGGAGGTGCTGCTCGGCCACATGGGCGGACCCTTCTGGGCCCGCAAGGACGACCACGCCTGGTCGCTGCCCAAGGGCGAGCACGGCCCCGACGAGACCCCCCTCGACGCCGCCCGCCGCGAGTTCACCGAGGAGGTCGGCGCCCCGCCCCCCGGCGGCGAGCCCGTTCCGCTCGGCACGGTCCGCCAGTCCCGCAAGACCGTCACCGCCTTCGCGCTGGACGGCTCCGCCTTCACCGGCGCCGACGCCGTCGCCGATCGTCCCGACGACGGCACCTGGGTCCAGATGGAGTGGCCACCCCGTTCCGGGCGCACCGTGCGTTTCCCCGAGCTGGACCGGGCCGCGTGGTTCGACCTCGCGACCGCGCGGCAGAAGATCGTGAAGGGGCAGGTGCCGCTGCTGGACAGGTTGGCGGAGCTGCTCGGCGGGTAG
- a CDS encoding O-acetyl-ADP-ribose deacetylase, producing MRIFCERGDITEARVDAVVNAANSGLRGGGGVDGAIHRCGGPAILAECERLRATDLPDGLPTGHAVATTAGNLPARWVIHTVGPVHAKGEDRSALLASAYREPMRVADSLGARTVAFPAVSAGIYGWPIDDAARIAVGTVREVAGAGTGVEEVRFVLFSDDVLAAFETALG from the coding sequence ATGAGGATCTTCTGCGAGCGCGGCGACATCACCGAGGCCCGGGTCGACGCCGTCGTCAACGCCGCCAACTCCGGCCTGCGTGGCGGGGGCGGTGTGGACGGTGCCATCCACCGGTGCGGCGGCCCCGCGATCCTCGCCGAGTGCGAGCGGCTGCGCGCCACGGACCTGCCCGACGGGCTGCCCACCGGCCACGCCGTCGCGACGACCGCCGGGAACCTGCCCGCCCGCTGGGTGATCCACACCGTCGGGCCGGTGCACGCGAAGGGCGAGGACCGCTCCGCCCTGCTGGCGAGCGCCTACCGGGAGCCGATGCGCGTCGCGGACTCCCTCGGCGCCCGCACCGTCGCCTTCCCCGCCGTCTCGGCCGGGATCTACGGATGGCCGATCGACGACGCCGCCCGGATCGCCGTCGGCACCGTCCGGGAGGTCGCCGGCGCGGGCACCGGTGTCGAGGAGGTGCGGTTCGTGCTCTTCAGTGACGACGTCCTCGCCGCGTTCGAGACCGCCCTAGGCTGA
- a CDS encoding (Fe-S)-binding protein — translation MSNPPPRVGLMVTCLNDALFPDTGAAVVSLLRRLRVDVEFPAAQTCCGQPMVNTGYLDEAVPLVRNHLDAFAGYDAVLAPSGSCAGSVRHQHGLVARRSGDPGLVRGVEVAPPVYELSEYLVDVLGVVDVGAYFPHRVTYHPTCHSLRMLGVGDRPTRLLRAVRGLTLLDLPGAAECCGFGGTFAVKNAETSIAMGNDKARHVRSTGAEVLVAGDNSCLMHVGGLLSRQRSGMRVMHLAEVLAQTEPVVAGEGRAGDGRSVGSAGVAR, via the coding sequence ATGTCGAACCCACCGCCCCGCGTCGGCCTCATGGTCACGTGCCTGAACGACGCCCTGTTCCCGGACACCGGCGCGGCCGTCGTGTCCCTGCTGCGCCGGCTCCGCGTCGACGTCGAGTTCCCCGCCGCCCAGACCTGCTGCGGCCAGCCGATGGTCAACACCGGCTACCTCGACGAGGCCGTCCCGCTCGTGCGCAACCACCTCGACGCCTTCGCCGGCTACGACGCCGTCCTCGCGCCGTCCGGCTCCTGCGCGGGCTCGGTGCGCCACCAGCACGGGCTGGTCGCGCGCCGCTCCGGCGACCCCGGCCTGGTCCGCGGCGTGGAGGTGGCACCGCCGGTCTACGAGCTGAGCGAGTACCTGGTCGACGTGCTCGGCGTCGTCGACGTCGGTGCCTACTTCCCGCACCGCGTCACCTACCACCCGACCTGCCACTCGCTGCGGATGCTGGGGGTCGGCGACCGGCCGACCCGACTGCTGCGCGCGGTGCGCGGGCTGACCCTGCTCGACCTGCCGGGCGCGGCCGAATGCTGCGGGTTCGGCGGGACGTTCGCGGTGAAGAACGCCGAGACCTCGATCGCAATGGGCAACGACAAGGCCCGCCACGTCCGCTCGACGGGCGCGGAGGTCCTCGTCGCCGGGGACAACTCGTGCCTGATGCACGTCGGCGGGCTGCTGTCGCGGCAGCGGTCGGGGATGCGGGTGATGCACCTGGCCGAGGTGCTGGCACAGACCGAGCCGGTGGTCGCCGGCGAGGGCCGGGCCGGCGACGGACGTTCCGTCGGCAGTGCGGGGGTGGCCCGGTGA
- a CDS encoding maleylpyruvate isomerase family mycothiol-dependent enzyme, producing the protein MSASAVPTEVVLAVSARHRRGFADLVESLDAGQLASPSLCSEWDVRTVAGHTASVVTMNLGTVLADMVAARGDIDRAIDRGAARLAARPVPEIVATLREHADSRFAIPGVGLRGPMTDILVHTADVTVPLGLPRESDPEGLRIALEFVVGQHPSAFTSRDRLAGLRFVADDVGFAGGDGATVQGDGIDVLLAACGRPAVLERLAGDGVATFAGRLTGC; encoded by the coding sequence GTGTCCGCGTCCGCCGTTCCCACAGAGGTCGTGCTCGCGGTCTCCGCACGCCACCGCCGCGGCTTCGCCGACCTGGTCGAGTCGCTCGACGCCGGGCAGCTCGCGAGCCCCAGCCTGTGCTCGGAGTGGGACGTGCGCACCGTCGCCGGGCACACCGCGTCGGTGGTCACCATGAACCTCGGCACGGTGCTCGCCGACATGGTCGCGGCCCGCGGCGACATCGACCGTGCCATCGACCGGGGGGCGGCTCGCCTCGCGGCGCGGCCGGTGCCGGAGATCGTCGCGACCCTCCGCGAGCACGCGGACAGCCGGTTCGCCATCCCCGGGGTCGGTCTGCGGGGCCCGATGACCGACATCCTGGTGCACACCGCCGACGTCACCGTCCCGCTCGGGCTGCCCCGCGAGTCCGACCCCGAGGGCCTGCGGATCGCGCTGGAGTTCGTGGTCGGACAGCACCCGAGCGCGTTCACGAGCCGAGACCGGCTGGCGGGGCTGCGGTTCGTCGCCGACGACGTCGGGTTCGCCGGGGGCGACGGCGCGACGGTGCAGGGCGACGGGATCGACGTGCTGCTCGCGGCCTGCGGGCGGCCCGCGGTCCTGGAGCGGCTGGCCGGTGACGGCGTCGCGACGTTCGCCGGGCGCCTGACCGGCTGCTGA
- a CDS encoding DUF7218 family protein encodes MASSIKDDEMYERLREEGNSKEKSARIANAAAAEGRDTVGRRGGEHGDYEDQTKDELYAQAQKVGIPGRSDMTKDELIRALREH; translated from the coding sequence ATGGCGAGCAGCATCAAGGACGACGAGATGTACGAGCGCCTCCGCGAGGAGGGCAACTCCAAGGAGAAGTCCGCGCGGATCGCGAACGCCGCGGCCGCCGAAGGGCGCGACACCGTCGGCAGGCGCGGCGGCGAGCACGGCGACTACGAGGACCAGACCAAGGACGAGCTCTACGCCCAGGCGCAGAAGGTCGGCATCCCCGGTCGCTCGGACATGACCAAGGACGAGCTGATCCGGGCCCTGCGCGAGCACTGA
- a CDS encoding gamma carbonic anhydrase family protein — protein MITVNGHTPQVHDQAWVAPGAVLAGEVSVGAETGIWYTCVLRADLAPITVGARTNVQDGSVLHADPGFPMVIGDGVTIGHRAVVHGCTVSDDVLIGMGAVLMNGVHVGAGSLIAAGAVLTQGTVVPPGSLVAGVPGKVRRELSQAERDSIPLSAAAYVHLLGLHRDATA, from the coding sequence ATGATCACCGTGAACGGCCACACCCCGCAGGTCCACGACCAGGCCTGGGTGGCGCCCGGCGCCGTCCTCGCCGGCGAGGTGAGCGTCGGCGCGGAGACCGGGATCTGGTACACCTGCGTCCTGCGGGCCGATCTGGCCCCGATCACCGTGGGCGCGCGCACCAACGTGCAGGACGGCTCGGTGCTGCACGCCGACCCCGGCTTCCCCATGGTCATCGGCGACGGCGTGACCATCGGCCACCGCGCGGTCGTACACGGCTGCACGGTCTCCGACGACGTGCTGATCGGCATGGGCGCGGTGCTGATGAACGGGGTGCACGTCGGAGCCGGGTCGCTGATCGCCGCAGGGGCGGTCCTCACCCAGGGCACGGTCGTGCCCCCCGGGTCGCTGGTCGCCGGGGTGCCGGGGAAGGTGCGCCGGGAGCTGAGCCAGGCCGAGCGCGACTCGATCCCGCTCTCCGCCGCCGCCTACGTGCACCTGCTGGGCCTGCACCGCGACGCGACCGCCTGA
- a CDS encoding 5-formyltetrahydrofolate cyclo-ligase — protein sequence MSRRHDHDAGGDPGTLARKAELRDEVWSALTEQKASRFPGARNRISNFVGAEAAARRLRELEVWRAAGTVKSNPDSAQLPVRQYALEDGKTVYMAVPRLAEADPFFLLDPDHLADPPRRAVSIANATRSARRVAVADLEPVDLVVTGCVAVGVDGARLGKGGGFADLEFALARAAGLISDDTLVVTTVHELQVRDAGVVPWAGHDAPVDLIVTPDRVVDCREHRRRRPEGGIVWDSLTEEKIAAIPLLGRLREEARA from the coding sequence ATGAGCCGCCGTCACGACCACGACGCCGGGGGCGACCCCGGGACCCTCGCCCGCAAGGCCGAGCTGCGTGACGAGGTCTGGAGCGCACTCACCGAGCAGAAGGCCTCCCGTTTCCCCGGCGCGCGGAACCGGATCTCGAACTTCGTCGGTGCCGAGGCCGCGGCCCGCCGGCTGCGCGAGCTGGAGGTCTGGCGGGCCGCGGGCACCGTCAAGTCGAACCCGGACTCGGCGCAGCTCCCGGTGCGGCAGTACGCGCTCGAGGACGGCAAGACGGTCTACATGGCCGTCCCGAGGCTGGCCGAGGCCGACCCGTTCTTCCTGCTCGACCCCGACCACCTCGCCGATCCGCCGCGCCGGGCGGTCTCGATCGCGAACGCCACCCGCTCGGCCCGCCGGGTCGCCGTCGCGGACCTGGAGCCGGTCGACCTCGTCGTCACCGGCTGCGTCGCGGTCGGCGTCGACGGCGCGCGGCTGGGCAAGGGCGGCGGGTTCGCCGACCTGGAGTTCGCGCTGGCCCGCGCGGCCGGTCTGATCTCCGACGACACGCTGGTCGTCACGACCGTGCACGAATTGCAGGTGCGCGACGCCGGTGTCGTCCCGTGGGCCGGTCACGACGCACCGGTCGACCTGATCGTCACCCCGGACCGGGTCGTCGACTGCCGGGAGCACCGGCGCAGGCGCCCCGAGGGCGGCATCGTGTGGGACTCGCTCACCGAGGAGAAGATCGCGGCCATCCCGCTGCTGGGGCGGCTGCGGGAGGAGGCACGCGCATGA
- a CDS encoding ABC transporter substrate-binding protein, which yields MALSMVRRGRRNAVPALALALLLTLTACAGSGGGDSGVGPAGGPALPAAEGTTQYPLTLTTWAGETVLEERPERIAVIGFSPNLDALEALGVTPVYTMAEESEWPWRSQEWLSGIEMRDTVTRRDPINFEGIASTDPDLIVATNFVQDDVTFERLSSIAPVLENPEKVAGDQISWQETQRMVGRALDLPAASETAIAEAEQAIDAVAREHPQYAGRTITIATDYTQSGIDYYTVTGGTAERIVTRMGFAPNPLGRQFVSDPSVADEQVGQLDGDVLVMFYNDAAGRTAREAAPLFRTVPPVAEGRYVGITIDEPGSELTWVLRRGASVTSLPWAVGELARRVDGLDLG from the coding sequence ATGGCTCTCTCCATGGTCCGCAGAGGCCGGCGGAACGCCGTGCCCGCTCTCGCGCTCGCGCTGCTGCTGACGCTGACCGCCTGCGCCGGCTCCGGTGGTGGGGACTCCGGCGTCGGCCCCGCCGGCGGACCAGCGCTCCCCGCGGCCGAGGGCACCACGCAGTACCCGCTCACGCTGACGACGTGGGCCGGCGAGACCGTGCTGGAGGAGCGCCCGGAGCGCATCGCCGTGATCGGCTTCTCGCCCAACCTCGACGCGCTCGAGGCGCTCGGCGTCACCCCGGTCTACACGATGGCCGAGGAGAGCGAGTGGCCGTGGCGCAGCCAGGAGTGGCTGTCCGGGATCGAGATGCGCGACACCGTCACCCGGCGCGACCCGATCAACTTCGAGGGCATCGCCTCGACCGACCCCGACCTGATCGTCGCCACCAACTTCGTCCAGGACGACGTCACGTTCGAGCGCCTGAGCTCGATCGCCCCGGTGCTGGAGAACCCGGAGAAGGTGGCAGGCGACCAGATCTCCTGGCAGGAGACCCAGCGCATGGTCGGCCGCGCGCTCGACCTGCCGGCGGCCTCCGAGACCGCGATCGCCGAGGCCGAGCAGGCCATCGACGCGGTCGCCCGGGAGCACCCGCAGTACGCGGGCCGGACGATCACGATCGCGACGGACTACACCCAGTCGGGCATCGACTACTACACCGTGACCGGCGGCACCGCGGAGCGCATCGTGACCCGGATGGGCTTCGCACCCAACCCGCTGGGCCGGCAGTTCGTCTCCGACCCGAGCGTCGCCGACGAGCAGGTCGGCCAGCTCGACGGCGACGTGCTGGTGATGTTCTACAACGACGCCGCGGGCCGGACGGCCCGGGAGGCCGCACCGCTGTTCCGAACCGTGCCGCCGGTCGCCGAGGGCCGCTACGTCGGCATCACGATCGACGAGCCGGGCAGCGAGCTGACCTGGGTACTGCGCCGCGGCGCCAGCGTGACGAGCCTGCCGTGGGCGGTCGGCGAGCTGGCGAGGCGGGTCGACGGGCTCGACCTCGGCTGA
- a CDS encoding lactate utilization protein B, with translation MSGTFLGTPSFPTAARHALEDSQLRRNLAHATGVIRTKRAGVVGEVDEWEQLRLAGEAIKNRVLRHLPDYLEQLERSLTAAGATVHWARDAAEANAIVVDIARRHGTDEVVKVKSMATQEIDLNSALEAAGIHAWETDLAELIVQLGDDLPSHILVPAIHRNRAEIREIFLREMGSAGRAAPADLTDEPKRLAAAAREHLREKFLRARVAVSGANFAVAETGTLTVVESEGNGRMCLTLPEVLVSVVGIEKVLPTFQDLDVMLQLLPRSSTGERMNPYTSTWTGVTPGDGPQEVHVVLLDNGRTDVLADPTGRQALRCIRCSACLNVCPVYERTGGHAYGSVYPGPIGAILTPQLRGVGTDPQTDSLPYASSLCGACFEVCPVRIDIPEVLVHLRAEVVDAHQRASRVPSVQDVAMRAASWTLSSAARTGAAEKAAGLGGRLVARLGRTVPGGRTVLGAIPGPASPWADSRDVPVPAEESFREWWKRTNGGRDGSWA, from the coding sequence GTGAGCGGCACCTTCCTCGGCACCCCGTCGTTCCCGACCGCGGCGAGGCACGCGCTGGAGGACTCCCAGCTGCGCCGCAACCTCGCGCACGCGACGGGCGTCATCCGCACCAAGCGGGCAGGCGTCGTCGGCGAGGTGGACGAGTGGGAGCAGCTGCGCCTGGCCGGTGAGGCGATCAAGAACCGGGTGCTGCGGCACCTCCCCGACTACCTGGAGCAGCTCGAACGCTCGCTGACCGCGGCCGGGGCCACCGTGCACTGGGCGCGCGACGCGGCCGAGGCGAACGCGATCGTCGTCGACATCGCGCGCCGGCACGGCACCGACGAGGTCGTCAAGGTCAAGTCCATGGCCACCCAGGAGATCGACCTCAACTCGGCGCTGGAGGCCGCGGGCATCCACGCCTGGGAGACCGACCTCGCCGAGCTGATCGTGCAGCTCGGCGACGACCTGCCCAGCCACATCCTGGTCCCGGCGATCCACCGCAACCGCGCGGAGATCCGGGAGATCTTCCTGCGCGAGATGGGCAGCGCCGGGCGCGCCGCCCCGGCCGACCTGACCGACGAGCCGAAGCGTCTCGCCGCGGCCGCCCGGGAGCACCTGCGGGAGAAGTTCCTGCGGGCCAGGGTCGCGGTGTCGGGGGCGAACTTCGCCGTCGCCGAGACCGGGACACTGACCGTCGTGGAGTCCGAGGGCAACGGCCGGATGTGCCTGACCCTGCCGGAGGTCCTGGTGTCGGTGGTCGGCATCGAGAAGGTCCTGCCGACCTTCCAGGACCTGGACGTGATGCTGCAGCTGCTCCCCCGGTCCTCGACCGGGGAGCGGATGAACCCCTACACCTCCACCTGGACCGGGGTCACCCCCGGCGACGGGCCGCAGGAGGTGCACGTGGTGCTGCTGGACAACGGGCGCACCGACGTGCTGGCCGACCCGACCGGACGCCAGGCGCTGCGCTGCATCCGTTGCTCGGCCTGCCTGAACGTGTGCCCGGTCTACGAGCGCACCGGCGGACACGCCTACGGCTCGGTCTACCCGGGTCCGATCGGCGCGATCCTCACGCCGCAGCTGCGCGGGGTGGGCACCGACCCGCAGACCGACTCGCTGCCATACGCCTCCAGCCTGTGCGGGGCGTGCTTCGAGGTCTGCCCGGTCCGCATCGACATCCCCGAGGTGCTGGTGCACCTGCGCGCCGAGGTCGTCGACGCGCACCAGCGGGCGAGCCGGGTGCCGTCGGTTCAGGACGTCGCGATGCGGGCGGCGTCGTGGACACTGTCCTCGGCGGCGCGGACCGGTGCCGCGGAGAAGGCGGCCGGGCTCGGTGGTCGGCTGGTCGCGCGGCTGGGACGCACCGTCCCCGGCGGGCGGACCGTGCTGGGCGCGATCCCCGGTCCGGCGAGCCCGTGGGCGGACTCGCGCGACGTCCCGGTGCCGGCGGAGGAGTCGTTCCGGGAGTGGTGGAAGCGGACGAACGGCGGCCGGGACGGGAGCTGGGCATGA
- a CDS encoding FadR/GntR family transcriptional regulator yields the protein MRVPAAHEMVLAHVEERLTSGEWRPGDRLPPERELAARLGASRQAVREALRVLQAQGVIRSQVGTGVDSGTVVVPAPARALGRVLALHLAVDSFPVDDVTEARVMLERFSAGLAARWRSASDLLEWTTALDAMDADLDPAAFSDADIAFHVAIAAAAGNRLVGELTRAIRESVRGVLLDAMQAQGDWPALRDRLRAEHRDIHAALADGDPALAADRIEAHIRAFHGRVRPA from the coding sequence GTGCGTGTTCCCGCCGCCCACGAGATGGTGCTCGCCCACGTCGAGGAGCGCCTGACGAGCGGCGAGTGGCGCCCGGGGGACCGGCTGCCGCCGGAGCGCGAGCTCGCCGCCCGGCTCGGTGCGTCCCGCCAGGCGGTCCGCGAGGCGCTGCGGGTGCTGCAGGCCCAGGGCGTGATCCGCTCGCAGGTGGGCACCGGCGTCGACTCCGGGACGGTCGTCGTACCGGCCCCGGCGCGGGCGCTCGGGCGGGTACTGGCCCTGCACCTGGCGGTCGACTCGTTCCCGGTCGACGACGTGACCGAGGCCCGGGTCATGCTCGAGCGGTTCTCCGCCGGGCTCGCCGCGCGCTGGCGCTCGGCGTCGGACCTCCTGGAGTGGACGACCGCGCTGGACGCCATGGACGCCGACCTCGACCCGGCCGCCTTCAGTGACGCCGACATCGCCTTCCACGTCGCGATCGCCGCGGCGGCGGGCAATCGCCTGGTGGGGGAGCTGACCCGGGCGATCCGGGAGTCGGTGCGCGGGGTGCTGCTCGACGCGATGCAGGCCCAGGGGGACTGGCCCGCACTGCGCGATCGGCTGCGGGCCGAGCACCGCGACATCCACGCCGCCCTCGCCGACGGTGACCCGGCGCTGGCCGCGGACCGGATCGAGGCGCACATCCGCGCCTTCCACGGCCGGGTCCGACCTGCCTAG
- a CDS encoding maleylpyruvate isomerase N-terminal domain-containing protein, with translation MTTSDLPDAAVVAVSARYRRGFADLVFSLDAAQLAAPSLCAGWDVRTDAGHLVSALTTTVPSFLVQVLPGARERGPGGRPGRAAGGDPTDRGAGRGPARAGRKLRRPARHRGAAR, from the coding sequence GTGACCACCTCCGACCTGCCCGACGCTGCCGTCGTCGCGGTGTCCGCCCGGTACCGGCGCGGGTTCGCCGACCTCGTCTTCTCACTCGACGCGGCGCAGCTCGCGGCGCCGAGCCTGTGCGCCGGGTGGGACGTGCGGACCGACGCCGGGCACCTGGTGTCCGCGCTGACCACGACGGTGCCGTCGTTCCTGGTCCAGGTGCTGCCGGGCGCGCGGGAACGTGGACCGGGCGGTCGACCGGGCCGCGCGGCGGGAGGCGACCCGACCGATCGGGGAGCTGGTCGCGGTCCTGCGCGAGCGGGCCGAAAGCTCCGTCGCCCCGCCCGGCATCGGGGCGCGGCCCGATGA
- a CDS encoding LutC/YkgG family protein codes for MSAREAILAKARRALSDVPDVEPVLDVEVVRPVPDRSPSHAQVVDLFVERVADYRAVVERAAPDTATARVAGALAGRTPLAGSGPLRILVPPGFPAGLVPADVEVVADGPGVVVSELDRCDGVLSTAAIGIAETGTIVLDHGPGQGRRAATLVPDLHVCVIRADQIVAGVPEAVAALDPVRPHTWISGPSATSDIELDRVEGVHGPRTLHVVIVG; via the coding sequence ATGAGCGCGCGTGAGGCGATCCTGGCGAAGGCCCGGCGGGCCCTGTCCGACGTGCCCGACGTCGAGCCGGTACTCGACGTGGAGGTGGTCCGCCCGGTTCCCGACCGGTCGCCGTCACACGCGCAGGTCGTGGATCTGTTCGTCGAGCGGGTCGCGGACTACCGCGCCGTCGTCGAGCGGGCGGCTCCGGACACGGCGACCGCGCGGGTCGCCGGAGCGCTGGCGGGCCGGACCCCGCTCGCGGGTTCCGGGCCGCTGCGGATCCTGGTGCCACCGGGCTTCCCGGCCGGGCTGGTACCCGCCGATGTCGAGGTCGTCGCCGACGGGCCCGGCGTCGTGGTGTCCGAGTTGGACCGGTGCGACGGCGTGCTGTCGACGGCCGCCATCGGCATCGCCGAGACCGGCACGATCGTCCTCGACCACGGGCCGGGCCAGGGCCGTCGTGCCGCGACCCTGGTCCCCGACCTGCACGTCTGCGTGATCCGCGCCGACCAGATCGTGGCCGGGGTACCGGAGGCGGTGGCGGCGCTGGACCCGGTACGACCGCACACCTGGATCAGCGGGCCGAGTGCGACCAGCGACATCGAGCTGGACCGGGTGGAGGGCGTGCACGGGCCGCGGACCCTGCACGTGGTGATCGTCGGCTGA